A single genomic interval of Lathyrus oleraceus cultivar Zhongwan6 chromosome 7, CAAS_Psat_ZW6_1.0, whole genome shotgun sequence harbors:
- the LOC127100429 gene encoding uncharacterized protein LOC127100429 isoform X11 yields the protein MPSKESKITGIPGPKSNVSANATTTRSGMLSSGSSKRNQNAHPSLPKNPTPSIPSLSKNPTPSIPRMSKNPTPSISSLSKNPTYVPSIPKVDMADKCSVSRSLTKQAGKLSDTPVSILRPPSRMDQTTHQTGTIKSSGLRKPSPSIGFFSQVKASGSHSLQKSSIPCKPSESNIPKLRKLGTVSVKEARSKIVKGAAKNRTKELSHSDVNSEAIVPIDNKQKAGVEVDFDSSSFEIISKQAEVENILDDVILKSKEQGELHENEIISSMENMVLPTHEKEFLTKSQTHEQLEKDADHTLEKMSDTNELSLSDVKPEAIVQIDNKQMAGVEVDCDSSIFEIISKQAEVENILDDVILKSKEQGELHENEIISSMENMVLPTREKEFLTKSQTHEQLEKEADHTLEKVSDTKELSLSDVKPEAIMQIDNKQMAGVEVDCDSSVFEIISKQAEVENILDDVILKSKEQGELHENEIISSMENMVLPTHEKEFLTKSQTHEQLEKEADHTLEKVSDTKELSLSDVKPEAIVQIDNKQMAGVEVDCDSSVFEIISKQAEVENILDDVILKSKEQGELHENEIISSMENMVLPTHEKEFLTKSQTHEQLEKEADHTLEKVSDTKELSLSDVKPEAIVQIDNKQMPGVEGDCDSSIFEIISKQAEVENILDDVILKSKEQGELHENEIISSMENMVIPTHENELLKKSQTHEQLEKEADHTLDNKLYDVTSNGDRSSYQEPQSTLFPIMQRTSNTVQNTIGQDEDDQIKGPTGDIPPFKESLILQAEFSGEFKGYKSAKTALLNSSLDDFCKTVPEGSKQGTPCKNTEQVNCGADEFGRYEGDAQGHLLNESLIINCKKTTQSNLDAVSQQLQADQPKALNPSGVEEIGPEKENISDMNSSQPVHVTSLFSKGSPENSILGINDASEDESKIIEIKDCQLPVDDQLGFILRSPVDKECDQVIDSKAIRDRTPEFELDRLSENCITVSASSLADDNNINEDSYLPGFQKSSAVVAVNSQDVHLDSDFLPKVIVSSTEIKEQNLVEDAFEGCGFHSNEHNATNHHIEDMSVNIEGNHDVDGKVELLQINDVDEKAEFLQINDVDEKMELLQINDVEDGNHDVDEKVELLQINDVEDGNHVVLQIKDVDEKVELLQINDVEDENHDVDEKVELLQINGAEDGNRDVDEKVELLQINDVDEMVELLQINDVDEKVELLQLNDVEDGNHDVDEKVELLQINGAEDGNRDVDEKVELLQINGAEDKNRDVDEKVELLQINNVDEKVELLQINDVEDGNHDVDEKVELLRINGAEDGNCDLDENVDLLQINDVDEKVEHLQINDVDEKVEILQINDVEDGNHDVDGKVELLQIIGAEDGNRDLDEKVELLQINDVDEKVELLQINDVDEKVEILQINDVEDGNHDVDKKVELLQINGAEDGNRDVDEKVELLQINGAEDGNHDVDEKVELLQINGADDGNCDVDEKVELLQINDVDEKVELLQINDVEDGNHDVDEKVELLQINGAEDGNHDVEDKVELLQINDAEEGLSDILPLVETQLNMNFFSSEFDSSIEVSEDPFSTAVSLICEKQCSLSENSKLLSSDMLVNKDGNQGVDEKVELLQINGAEEGSLDISPSVEIQLENVISAEFDSSTKVSEDPCLLSEKSKLLASENSIFNATIPQGSEVSSMKLNENAISAELGSSIDVSEGPCLLSEKSKLLASENSIFNATIPEGSEVSSVKLNRNAISADLDSSIQVSEGPFTSAVAWKSEEQCLLSEKSKLLDSDNSIFIETILQGNEVGSVNSESLSDAAVTTVFENDKSPNTDMASQSKDKIDFPEEDNGKIIHLEIDATKTKQEVPIAKPPLNVAPFTEEWLAAIEAAGEEILMMKSGAVQNSPPDKVQNEPNPWSPVKKNQEIGPFDCTKITKHNIQSSDPS from the exons ATGCCGAGTAAAGAGTCAAAAATCACTGGGATACCAGGACCAAAATCCAATGTTTCTGCAAATGCAACTACCACTAGGAGTGGAATGTTGAGCTCAGGTTCCTCAAAAAGAAATCAGAATGCACATCCTA GCCTGCCAAAAAATCCTACGCCAAGCATCCCTAGCCTATCAAAAAATCCTACGCCAAGCATCCCTCGCATGTCAAAAAATCCTACACCAAGCATCTCTAGCCTGTCAAAAAATCCTACATATGTTCCAAGCATCCCTAAAGTTGATATGGCTGACAAGTGTTCTGTTAGTAGAAGTCTTACCAAGCAGGCTGGAAAACTTTCG GATACCCCAGTTTCCATACTACGTCCACCATCCAGAATGGATCAAACAACGCATCAAACAGGGACAATAAAATCATCAGGCCTACGGAAGCCATCTCCCTCCATTGGTTTCTTTTCTCAG GTAAAAGCTTCCGGTTCACACAGCTTGCAGAAAAGCTCCATACCCTGCAAACCTTCAGAGAGTAACATTCCTAAACTAAGGAAGTTGGGAACAGTTTCTGTTAAAGAAGCAAGGTCCAAAATTGTCAAAGGGGCAGCAAAGAATCGTACTAAGGAATTAAGCCATTCAGATGTCAACTCAGAAGCAATTGTGCCAATAGACAATAAGCAGAAGGCTGGTGTAGAAGTGGATTTTGATTCTTCTAGTTTTGAAATAATAAGTAAGCAAGCAGAGGTTGAAAACATTCTTGATGATGTCATCTTAAAATCTAAGGAGCAAGGAGAACTACATGAAAATGAGATCATTTCAAGCATGGAGAACATGGTATTACCTACACATGAAAAGGAATTTCTTACGAAGAGTCAGACACACGAGCAGTTGGAGAAAGACGCTGACCACACTCTGGAGAAAATGTCAGACACTAATGAATTAAGCCTTTCAGATGTCAAGCCAGAAGCAATCGTGCAAATAGACAATAAGCAGATGGCTGGTGTAGAAGTGGATTGTGATTCTTCGATTTTTGAAATAATAAGTAAGCAAGCAGAGGTTGAAAACATTCTTGATGATGTCATCTTAAAATCCAAGGAACAAGGAGAACTACATGAAAATGAGATCATTTCTAGCATGGAGAACATGGTATTACCTACACGTGAAAAGGAATTTCTTACAAAGAGTCAGACACATGAGCAGTTGGAGAAAGAGGCTGACCACACTCTGGAGAAAGTGTCAGACACTAAGGAATTAAGCCTTTCAGACGTCAAGCCAGAAGCAATCATGCAAATAGACAATAAGCAGATGGCTGGTGTAGAAGTGGATTGTGATTCTTCGGTTTTTGAAATAATAAGTAAGCAAGCAGAGGTTGAAAACATTCTTGATGATGTCATCTTAAAATCTAAGGAGCAAGGAGAACTACATGAAAATGAGATCATTTCAAGCATGGAGAACATGGTATTACCTACACATGAAAAGGAATTTCTTACGAAGAGTCAGACACATGAGCAGTTGGAGAAAGAGGCTGACCACACTCTGGAGAAAGTGTCAGACACTAAGGAATTAAGCCTTTCAGATGTCAAGCCAGAAGCAATCGTGCAAATAGACAATAAGCAGATGGCTGGTGTAGAAGTGGATTGTGATTCTTCGGTTTTTGAAATAATAAGTAAGCAAGCAGAGGTTGAAAACATTCTTGATGATGTTATCTTAAAATCCAAGGAACAAGGAGAACTACATGAAAATGAGATCATTTCTAGCATGGAGAACATGGTATTACCTACACATGAAAAGGAATTTCTTACAAAGAGTCAGACACATGAGCAGTTGGAGAAAGAGGCTGACCACACTCTGGAGAAAGTGTCAGACACTAAGGAATTAAGCCTTTCAGATGTCAAGCCAGAAGCAATCGTGCAAATAGACAATAAGCAGATGCCTGGTGTAGAAGGGGATTGTGATTCTTCGATTTTTGAAATAATAAGTAAGCAAGCAGAGGTTGAAAACATTCTTGATGATGTCATCTTAAAATCCAAGGAGCAAGGAGAACTACATGAAAATGAGATCATTTCTAGCATGGAGAACATGGTAATACCTACACATGAGAATGAACTTCTTAAAAAGAGTCAGACACATGAGCAGTTGGAGAAAGAGGCCGACCACACTCTGGATAACAAGTTATATGATGTTACGTCAAATGGGGACCGGTCTTCATATCAGGAACCACAGTCTACGCTCTTTCCTATCATGCAGAGAACTTCTAATACTGTGCAGAATACCATAGGACAAGATGAAGATGATCAAATCAAAGGGCCCACCGGTGACATTCCGCCTTTCAAGGAAAGTTTGATACTACAGGCAGAGTTTTCAGGAGAGTTTAAGGGATACAAGAGTGCCAAGACTGCACTTTTAAATTCTAGCCTTGATGATTTTTGCAAAACTGTCCCCGAAGGATCTAAACAAGGAACCCCGTGTAAGAATACTGAACAGGTAAATTGTGGTGCTGATGAATTTGGTAGATATGAAGGAGATGCACAGGGGCATTTATTGAACGAGAGTCTCATAATCAATTGCAAAAAAACCACCCAAAGTAATTTAGACGCAGTTAGTCAGCAGTTACAGGCAGACCAACCCAAGGCTCTAAATCCTAGTGGTGTAGAAGAAATTGGACCGGAAAAAGAAAATATCTCTGATATGAACAGTTCTCAGCCAGTTCATGTGACGAGCTTATTTTCCAAAGGTTCTCCTGAAAATTCCATACTAGGAATCAATGACGCTTCTGAGGATGAATCTAAAATAATTGAGATCAAAGACTGTCAGCTTCCTGTAGATGATCAATTAGGTTTCATCCTGAGAAGCCCAGTGGATAAGGAATGTGACCAGGTTATTGACTCAAAAGCAATCCGTGATAGAACTCCGGAGTTTGAATTGGATAGGTTGAGTGAAAATTGTATAACTGTTTCAGCATCTTCATTGGCAGATGATAATAACATAAATGAAGATTCCTATCTTCCTGGGTTTCAAAAGTCTAGTGCTGTTGTTGCTGTAAATTCCCAGGATGTTCACTTGGATAGTGACTTTCTGCCAAAAGTTATTGTTTCATCTACAGAAATCAAGGAGCAAAATTTAGTTGAGGATGCATTTGAAGGATGCGGGTTCCATAGCAATGAGCACAATGCTACCAATCATCATATTGAAGATATGTCTGTAAACATAGAGGGAAATCATGATGTCGATGGAAAGGTGGAACTTCTGCAAATCAATGATGTGGATGAAAAGGCGGAATTTTTGCAAATCAATGATGTGGATGAAAAGATGGAACTCTTGCAAATCAATGATGTAGAAGATGGAAATCATGATGTGGATGAAAAGGTGGAACTTTTGCAAATCAATGATGTAGAAGATGGAAATCATGTTGTGTTGCAAATCAAGGATGTGGATGAAAAGGTGGAACTTTTGCAAATCAATGATGTAGAAGATGAAAATCATGATGTGGATGAAAAGGTGGAACTCTTGCAAATCAATGGTGCAGAAGATGGAAATCGTGATGTGGACGAAAAGGTGGAACTTTTGCAAATAAATGATGTGGACGAAATGGTGGAACTTTTGCAAATCAATGATGTGGATGAAAAGGTGGAACTTTTGCAACTCAATGATGTAGAAGATGGAAATCATGACGTGGATGAAAAGGTGGAACTCTTGCAAATCAACGGGGCGGAAGATGGAAATCGTGATGTGGATGAAAAGGTGGAACTTTTGCAAATCAATGGTGCAGAAGATAAAAATCGTGATGTGGATGAAAAGGTGGAACTTTTGCAAATCAATAATGTAGATGAAAAGGTGGAACTTTTGCAAATCAATGATGTGGAAGATGGAAATCATGATGTGGATGAAAAGGTGGAACTCTTGCGAATCAATGGTGCAGAAGATGGAAATTGTGATTTGGATGAAAATGTGGATCTTTTGCAGATCAATGATGTGGATGAAAAGGTGGAACATTTGCAAATCAATGATGTGGATGAAAAGGTGGAAATTTTGCAAATCAATGATGTAGAAGATGGAAATCATGATGTGGATGGAAAGGTGGAACTCTTGCAAATCATTGGTGCAGAAGATGGAAATCGTGATTTGGATGAAAAGGTGGAACTTTTGCAAATCAATGATGTGGATGAAAAGGTGGAACTTTTGCAAATTAATGATGTGGATGAAAAGGTGGAAATTTTGCAAATCAATGATGTAGAAGATGGAAATCATGACGTGGATAAAAAGGTGGAACTCTTGCAAATCAATGGTGCAGAAGATGGAAATCGTGATGTGGATGAAAAG GTGGAACTCTTGCAAATCAATGGTGCAGAAGATGGAAATCATGATGTGGATGAAAAGGTGGAACTGTTGCAAATCAATGGTGCAGACGATGGAAATTGTGATGTGGACGAAAAGGTGGAACTTTTGCAAATCAATGATGTGGATGAAAAGGTGGAACTTTTGCAAATCAACGATGTAGAAGATGGAAATCATGATGTGGATGAAAAGGTGGAACTCTTGCAAATCAATGGTGCAGAAGATGGAAATCATGATGTGGAAGACAAGGTTGAACTTTTGCAAATCAATGATGCTGAAGAAGGTTTGTCGGATATACTGCCTTTAGTTGAAACTCAACTCAATATGAACTTTTTTTCTTCTGAATTTGACTCTTCTATTGAAGTGAGTGAAGATCCCTTTTCAACTGCAGTTTCTTTGATATGTGAGAAGCAGTGTAGTTTAAGTGAAAATTCAAAGTTACTAAGTTCAGATATGCTTGTAAACAAAGATGGAAATCAAGGTGTCGATGAAAAAGTGGAACTTTTGCAAATCAACGGTGCAGAAGAAGGTTCATTAGATATATCTCCTTCAGTTGAAATTCAACTCGAGAATGTTATTTCTGCTGAATTTGATTCTTCTACTAAAGTGAGTGAAGATCCATGTCTTTTAAgtgaaaaatcaaaattattAGCTTCAGAGAATTCAATCTTCAATGCAACAATCCCACAAGGCAGCGAAGTTAGTTCAATGAAACTCAATGAGAACGCTATTTCTGCTGAATTAGGTTCTTCTATTGATGTGAGTGAAGGCCCCTGTCTTTTAAgtgaaaaatcaaaattattAGCTTCAGAGAATTCAATCTTCAACGCAACAATCCCAGAAGGCAGCGAAGTTAGTTCAGTGAAACTCAATAGGAATGCTATTTCTGCTGATTTAGATTCTTCTATTCAAGTGAGTGAAGGCCCCTTTACTAGTGCAGTTGCTTGGAAATCTGAGGAGCAATGTCTTTTAAGTGAAAAATCGAAGTTACTAGATTCAGATAATTCAATCTTCATTGAAACAATCCTACAAGGTAATGAAGTTGGTTCAGTGAACAGTGAAAGTTTATCAGATGCAGCTGTAACTACTGTCTTTGAGAATGATAAGTCTCCTAATACTGACATGGCAAGTCAGTCAAAAGACAAAATCGACTTTCCAGAAGAAGACAACGGCAAAATAATTCATCT CGAAATAGATGCAACTAAAACCAAGCAGGAAGTTCCGATAGCGAAGCCTCCACTGAATGTTGCTCCCTTTACTGAGGAATGGTTAGCTGCAATAGAAGCAGCTGGAGAG GAGATTTTAATGATGAAGAGTGGCGCTGTACAAAACTCTCCTCCTGACAAAGTCCAGAATGAACCGAACCCTTGGTCACCG GtgaagaaaaatcaagagatTGGACCATTTGATTGTACTAAAATAACCAAACATAACATCCAGAGTTCCGATCCATCGTGA
- the LOC127100429 gene encoding uncharacterized protein LOC127100429 isoform X48, with the protein MPSKESKITGIPGPKSNVSANATTTRSGMLSSGSSKRNQNAHPSLPKNPTPSIPSLSKNPTPSIPRMSKNPTPSISSLSKNPTYVPSIPKVDMADKCSVSRSLTKQAGKLSDTPVSILRPPSRMDQTTHQTGTIKSSGLRKPSPSIGFFSQVKASGSHSLQKSSIPCKPSESNIPKLRKLGTVSVKEARSKIVKGAAKNRTKELSHSDVNSEAIVPIDNKQKAGVEVDFDSSSFEIISKQAEVENILDDVILKSKEQGELHENEIISSMENMVLPTHEKEFLTKSQTHEQLEKDADHTLEKMSDTNELSLSDVKPEAIVQIDNKQMAGVEVDCDSSIFEIISKQAEVENILDDVILKSKEQGELHENEIISSMENMVLPTREKEFLTKSQTHEQLEKEADHTLEKVSDTKELSLSDVKPEAIMQIDNKQMAGVEVDCDSSVFEIISKQAEVENILDDVILKSKEQGELHENEIISSMENMVLPTHEKEFLTKSQTHEQLEKEADHTLEKVSDTKELSLSDVKPEAIVQIDNKQMAGVEVDCDSSVFEIISKQAEVENILDDVILKSKEQGELHENEIISSMENMVLPTHEKEFLTKSQTHEQLEKEADHTLEKVSDTKELSLSDVKPEAIVQIDNKQMPGVEGDCDSSIFEIISKQAEVENILDDVILKSKEQGELHENEIISSMENMVIPTHENELLKKSQTHEQLEKEADHTLDNKLYDVTSNGDRSSYQEPQSTLFPIMQRTSNTVQNTIGQDEDDQIKGPTGDIPPFKESLILQAEFSGEFKGYKSAKTALLNSSLDDFCKTVPEGSKQGTPCKNTEQVNCGADEFGRYEGDAQGHLLNESLIINCKKTTQSNLDAVSQQLQADQPKALNPSGVEEIGPEKENISDMNSSQPVHVTSLFSKGSPENSILGINDASEDESKIIEIKDCQLPVDDQLGFILRSPVDKECDQVIDSKAIRDRTPEFELDRLSENCITVSASSLADDNNINEDSYLPGFQKSSAVVAVNSQDVHLDSDFLPKVIVSSTEIKEQNLVEDAFEGCGFHSNEHNATNHHIEDMSVNIEGNHDVDGKVELLQINDVDEKVELLQINDVDEKVELLQINDVDEKVELLQINDVDKTVELLQINDVEDGNHDVDEKAELLQINGAEDGNHDVDEKVELLQINGAEDGNHDVDEKVELLQINGADDGNCDVDEKVELLQINDVDEKVELLQINDVEDGNHDVDEKVELLQINGAEDGNHDVEDKVELLQINDAEEGLSDILPLVETQLNMNFFSSEFDSSIEVSEDPFSTAVSLICEKQCSLSENSKLLSSDMLVNKDGNQGVDEKVELLQINGAEEGSLDISPSVEIQLENVISAEFDSSTKVSEDPCLLSEKSKLLASENSIFNATIPQGSEVSSMKLNENAISAELGSSIDVSEGPCLLSEKSKLLASENSIFNATIPEGSEVSSVKLNRNAISADLDSSIQVSEGPFTSAVAWKSEEQCLLSEKSKLLDSDNSIFIETILQGNEVGSVNSESLSDAAVTTVFENDKSPNTDMASQSKDKIDFPEEDNGKIIHLEIDATKTKQEVPIAKPPLNVAPFTEEWLAAIEAAGEEILMMKSGAVQNSPPDKVQNEPNPWSPVKKNQEIGPFDCTKITKHNIQSSDPS; encoded by the exons ATGCCGAGTAAAGAGTCAAAAATCACTGGGATACCAGGACCAAAATCCAATGTTTCTGCAAATGCAACTACCACTAGGAGTGGAATGTTGAGCTCAGGTTCCTCAAAAAGAAATCAGAATGCACATCCTA GCCTGCCAAAAAATCCTACGCCAAGCATCCCTAGCCTATCAAAAAATCCTACGCCAAGCATCCCTCGCATGTCAAAAAATCCTACACCAAGCATCTCTAGCCTGTCAAAAAATCCTACATATGTTCCAAGCATCCCTAAAGTTGATATGGCTGACAAGTGTTCTGTTAGTAGAAGTCTTACCAAGCAGGCTGGAAAACTTTCG GATACCCCAGTTTCCATACTACGTCCACCATCCAGAATGGATCAAACAACGCATCAAACAGGGACAATAAAATCATCAGGCCTACGGAAGCCATCTCCCTCCATTGGTTTCTTTTCTCAG GTAAAAGCTTCCGGTTCACACAGCTTGCAGAAAAGCTCCATACCCTGCAAACCTTCAGAGAGTAACATTCCTAAACTAAGGAAGTTGGGAACAGTTTCTGTTAAAGAAGCAAGGTCCAAAATTGTCAAAGGGGCAGCAAAGAATCGTACTAAGGAATTAAGCCATTCAGATGTCAACTCAGAAGCAATTGTGCCAATAGACAATAAGCAGAAGGCTGGTGTAGAAGTGGATTTTGATTCTTCTAGTTTTGAAATAATAAGTAAGCAAGCAGAGGTTGAAAACATTCTTGATGATGTCATCTTAAAATCTAAGGAGCAAGGAGAACTACATGAAAATGAGATCATTTCAAGCATGGAGAACATGGTATTACCTACACATGAAAAGGAATTTCTTACGAAGAGTCAGACACACGAGCAGTTGGAGAAAGACGCTGACCACACTCTGGAGAAAATGTCAGACACTAATGAATTAAGCCTTTCAGATGTCAAGCCAGAAGCAATCGTGCAAATAGACAATAAGCAGATGGCTGGTGTAGAAGTGGATTGTGATTCTTCGATTTTTGAAATAATAAGTAAGCAAGCAGAGGTTGAAAACATTCTTGATGATGTCATCTTAAAATCCAAGGAACAAGGAGAACTACATGAAAATGAGATCATTTCTAGCATGGAGAACATGGTATTACCTACACGTGAAAAGGAATTTCTTACAAAGAGTCAGACACATGAGCAGTTGGAGAAAGAGGCTGACCACACTCTGGAGAAAGTGTCAGACACTAAGGAATTAAGCCTTTCAGACGTCAAGCCAGAAGCAATCATGCAAATAGACAATAAGCAGATGGCTGGTGTAGAAGTGGATTGTGATTCTTCGGTTTTTGAAATAATAAGTAAGCAAGCAGAGGTTGAAAACATTCTTGATGATGTCATCTTAAAATCTAAGGAGCAAGGAGAACTACATGAAAATGAGATCATTTCAAGCATGGAGAACATGGTATTACCTACACATGAAAAGGAATTTCTTACGAAGAGTCAGACACATGAGCAGTTGGAGAAAGAGGCTGACCACACTCTGGAGAAAGTGTCAGACACTAAGGAATTAAGCCTTTCAGATGTCAAGCCAGAAGCAATCGTGCAAATAGACAATAAGCAGATGGCTGGTGTAGAAGTGGATTGTGATTCTTCGGTTTTTGAAATAATAAGTAAGCAAGCAGAGGTTGAAAACATTCTTGATGATGTTATCTTAAAATCCAAGGAACAAGGAGAACTACATGAAAATGAGATCATTTCTAGCATGGAGAACATGGTATTACCTACACATGAAAAGGAATTTCTTACAAAGAGTCAGACACATGAGCAGTTGGAGAAAGAGGCTGACCACACTCTGGAGAAAGTGTCAGACACTAAGGAATTAAGCCTTTCAGATGTCAAGCCAGAAGCAATCGTGCAAATAGACAATAAGCAGATGCCTGGTGTAGAAGGGGATTGTGATTCTTCGATTTTTGAAATAATAAGTAAGCAAGCAGAGGTTGAAAACATTCTTGATGATGTCATCTTAAAATCCAAGGAGCAAGGAGAACTACATGAAAATGAGATCATTTCTAGCATGGAGAACATGGTAATACCTACACATGAGAATGAACTTCTTAAAAAGAGTCAGACACATGAGCAGTTGGAGAAAGAGGCCGACCACACTCTGGATAACAAGTTATATGATGTTACGTCAAATGGGGACCGGTCTTCATATCAGGAACCACAGTCTACGCTCTTTCCTATCATGCAGAGAACTTCTAATACTGTGCAGAATACCATAGGACAAGATGAAGATGATCAAATCAAAGGGCCCACCGGTGACATTCCGCCTTTCAAGGAAAGTTTGATACTACAGGCAGAGTTTTCAGGAGAGTTTAAGGGATACAAGAGTGCCAAGACTGCACTTTTAAATTCTAGCCTTGATGATTTTTGCAAAACTGTCCCCGAAGGATCTAAACAAGGAACCCCGTGTAAGAATACTGAACAGGTAAATTGTGGTGCTGATGAATTTGGTAGATATGAAGGAGATGCACAGGGGCATTTATTGAACGAGAGTCTCATAATCAATTGCAAAAAAACCACCCAAAGTAATTTAGACGCAGTTAGTCAGCAGTTACAGGCAGACCAACCCAAGGCTCTAAATCCTAGTGGTGTAGAAGAAATTGGACCGGAAAAAGAAAATATCTCTGATATGAACAGTTCTCAGCCAGTTCATGTGACGAGCTTATTTTCCAAAGGTTCTCCTGAAAATTCCATACTAGGAATCAATGACGCTTCTGAGGATGAATCTAAAATAATTGAGATCAAAGACTGTCAGCTTCCTGTAGATGATCAATTAGGTTTCATCCTGAGAAGCCCAGTGGATAAGGAATGTGACCAGGTTATTGACTCAAAAGCAATCCGTGATAGAACTCCGGAGTTTGAATTGGATAGGTTGAGTGAAAATTGTATAACTGTTTCAGCATCTTCATTGGCAGATGATAATAACATAAATGAAGATTCCTATCTTCCTGGGTTTCAAAAGTCTAGTGCTGTTGTTGCTGTAAATTCCCAGGATGTTCACTTGGATAGTGACTTTCTGCCAAAAGTTATTGTTTCATCTACAGAAATCAAGGAGCAAAATTTAGTTGAGGATGCATTTGAAGGATGCGGGTTCCATAGCAATGAGCACAATGCTACCAATCATCATATTGAAGATATGTCTGTAAACATAGAGGGAAATCATGATGTCGATGGAAAG GTGGAACTTTTGCAAATCAATGATGTGGATGAAAAGGTGGAACTTTTGCAAATTAATGATGTGGATGAAAAG GTGGAACTTTTGCAAATCAATGATGTGGATGAAAAGGTGGAACTTTTGCAAATTAATGATGTGGATAAAACGGTGGAACTTTTGCAAATCAATGATGTAGAAGATGGAAATCATGACGTGGATGAAAAGGCGGAACTCTTGCAAATCAATGGTGCAGAAGATGGAAATCATGATGTGGATGAAAAGGTGGAACTCTTGCAAATCAATGGTGCAGAAGATGGAAATCATGATGTGGATGAAAAGGTGGAACTGTTGCAAATCAATGGTGCAGACGATGGAAATTGTGATGTGGACGAAAAGGTGGAACTTTTGCAAATCAATGATGTGGATGAAAAGGTGGAACTTTTGCAAATCAACGATGTAGAAGATGGAAATCATGATGTGGATGAAAAGGTGGAACTCTTGCAAATCAATGGTGCAGAAGATGGAAATCATGATGTGGAAGACAAGGTTGAACTTTTGCAAATCAATGATGCTGAAGAAGGTTTGTCGGATATACTGCCTTTAGTTGAAACTCAACTCAATATGAACTTTTTTTCTTCTGAATTTGACTCTTCTATTGAAGTGAGTGAAGATCCCTTTTCAACTGCAGTTTCTTTGATATGTGAGAAGCAGTGTAGTTTAAGTGAAAATTCAAAGTTACTAAGTTCAGATATGCTTGTAAACAAAGATGGAAATCAAGGTGTCGATGAAAAAGTGGAACTTTTGCAAATCAACGGTGCAGAAGAAGGTTCATTAGATATATCTCCTTCAGTTGAAATTCAACTCGAGAATGTTATTTCTGCTGAATTTGATTCTTCTACTAAAGTGAGTGAAGATCCATGTCTTTTAAgtgaaaaatcaaaattattAGCTTCAGAGAATTCAATCTTCAATGCAACAATCCCACAAGGCAGCGAAGTTAGTTCAATGAAACTCAATGAGAACGCTATTTCTGCTGAATTAGGTTCTTCTATTGATGTGAGTGAAGGCCCCTGTCTTTTAAgtgaaaaatcaaaattattAGCTTCAGAGAATTCAATCTTCAACGCAACAATCCCAGAAGGCAGCGAAGTTAGTTCAGTGAAACTCAATAGGAATGCTATTTCTGCTGATTTAGATTCTTCTATTCAAGTGAGTGAAGGCCCCTTTACTAGTGCAGTTGCTTGGAAATCTGAGGAGCAATGTCTTTTAAGTGAAAAATCGAAGTTACTAGATTCAGATAATTCAATCTTCATTGAAACAATCCTACAAGGTAATGAAGTTGGTTCAGTGAACAGTGAAAGTTTATCAGATGCAGCTGTAACTACTGTCTTTGAGAATGATAAGTCTCCTAATACTGACATGGCAAGTCAGTCAAAAGACAAAATCGACTTTCCAGAAGAAGACAACGGCAAAATAATTCATCT CGAAATAGATGCAACTAAAACCAAGCAGGAAGTTCCGATAGCGAAGCCTCCACTGAATGTTGCTCCCTTTACTGAGGAATGGTTAGCTGCAATAGAAGCAGCTGGAGAG GAGATTTTAATGATGAAGAGTGGCGCTGTACAAAACTCTCCTCCTGACAAAGTCCAGAATGAACCGAACCCTTGGTCACCG GtgaagaaaaatcaagagatTGGACCATTTGATTGTACTAAAATAACCAAACATAACATCCAGAGTTCCGATCCATCGTGA